A section of the Phaseolus vulgaris cultivar G19833 chromosome 8, P. vulgaris v2.0, whole genome shotgun sequence genome encodes:
- the LOC137826932 gene encoding peptide-N4-(N-acetyl-beta-glucosaminyl)asparagine amidase A yields MGEVSKVLKPESPSFQISRMILLLAMNTERERFVNPFLCFFFLLFMTTLSHSQPDRFIRPLHGSNREYFEVGYPPPSHEPTPSCTHRALHHSFAHTIDSPPYTTSYSPPPRCPGPWSRVVLHFHARCKGEQYDRIAAIWIAGAELFRTSTAEPTADGIFWNIRKDVTRYSSLLAKHNLDLTMMLENIVDNEFTGVYHVTVTLLYYNDYAVKAPVRVPFVPCPEELTFNSISLPNSRSLIQDPGTRNVNESPADLIIPISDDGRRGFWFKVEGEKSSCSRKIQIPRNTYRAVLELYVSFHGNDEFWYSNPPNSYIKANGLATERGNGAYREVYVTIDGQVVGWEIPFPVIFTGGINPLFWEPMVSIGAFDLPSYDIDLTPFLGKVLDGKEHEFGIGVVKGISYWLVNANLHLWLDHESEVVHANPVVHHSPETSIERQEGFRGLDGSFDVDAEKETHITGWVMTSAGNITTTVSQGFSFKNIIKFQHNGTIKTVKQKFKAKKKVKVIDGNGESITKLKVRRRYPLRVVTTTQEFPDGTYRLATDLSHNLNEKHVSGCFVKSITNAQNSKGWIEVKGHSVVSGQASTTQNYSYLDRFRCYSRNVAASNGLIVLDNSTFVCEL; encoded by the coding sequence ATGGGGGAGGTATCCAAAGTTCTAAAACCAGAATCACCTTCATTTCAAATTTCACGTATGATTCTTCTTCTAGCCATGAATACTGAGAGGGAGAGATTTGTTAATCCGTTCCTCTGTttctttttccttctctttatgaCAACGTTGTCACACTCCCAACCAGACCGTTTCATCAGACCCCTCCATGGGAGTAACCGAGAATACTTCGAGGTGGGTTACCCTCCGCCGTCACACGAACCCACTCCCTCCTGCACCCACCGTGCCCTCCACCACTCCTTTGCCCACACTATCGACTCTCCTCCGTACACCACCTCCTACAGCCCTCCCCCACGCTGCCCCGGCCCGTGGTCCCGCGTCGTGCTCCACTTCCACGCCCGCTGCAAGGGCGAGCAGTACGATCGCATTGCCGCCATCTGGATCGCCGGCGCCGAGCTTTTCCGCACCAGCACCGCCGAGCCCACCGCTGACGGCATCTTCTGGAACATCCGCAAGGACGTCACCAGATACTCCTCCCTCCTCGCCAAACACAACCTTGACCTCACCATGATGCTTGAAAACATCGTCGACAACGAGTTCACTGGCGTCTACCACGTCACCGTCACTCTCCTATACTACAATGACTATGCTGTTAAAGCCCCCGTCAGGGTTCCGTTTGTCCCCTGCCCCGAGGAGCTCACTTTCAATTCAATTTCTCTGCCCAATTCTCGATCTCTTATCCAGGATCCTGGTACCAGGAACGTGAATGAGTCGCCAGCGGATTTGATTATTCCGATCTCCGACGACGGACGGCGAGGGTTTTGGTTCAAGGTGGAGGGGGAGAAAAGTTCCTGCTCCCGGAAAATTCAAATTCCGAGAAACACCTATCGCGCGGTGCTTGAATTATACGTTTCTTTTCACGGAAACGACGAGTTTTGGTACTCAAACCCGCCGAATTCTTACATCAAGGCGAACGGTTTGGCAACGGAGCGTGGGAATGGCGCGTACAGGGAAGTTTACGTCACGATCGACGGCCAGGTTGTCGGGTGGGAGATTCCGTTCCCGGTGATATTCACCGGCGGGATAAATCCTTTGTTCTGGGAGCCCATGGTGTCGATTGGGGCTTTTGACCTTCCCTCGTACGACATCGATTTGACGCCATTTTTGGGGAAAGTTCTGGATGGGAAGGAGCACGAGTTCGGAATAGGGGTGGTGAAGGGTATATCTTACTGGCTGGTGAACGCAAACTTGCACCTTTGGTTGGACCATGAATCAGAGGTGGTTCATGCTAATCCCGTGGTTCATCACAGTCCTGAAACTTCGATCGAACGGCAAGAGGGGTTTCGAGGGCTAGATGGGTCGTTTGATGTAGACGCGGAGAAGGAAACGCATATCACAGGGTGGGTCATGACAAGTGCTGGCAACATCACCACCACGGTTTCTCAGGGATTCTCGTTCAAGAACATAATAAAGTTCCAACACAATGGGACTATCAAGACCGTTAAGCAGAAGTTCAAGGCAAAGAAAAAAGTGAAGGTGATCGATGGAAATGGTGAATCTATTACTAAGTTGAAGGTTAGGCGAAGGTACCCTTTAAGGGTTGTCACCACCACTCAAGAGTTTCCCGATGGTACGTACCGGCTTGCCACCGATCTTTCTCATAATCTCAATGAGAAGCATGTAAGTGGGTGCTTCGTGAAATCCATTACCAATGCCCAGAATTCCAAGGGCTGGATCGAGGTGAAGGGTCACTCTGTTGTGTCGGGTCAGGCAAGCACCACGCAGAATTATAGTTATCTTGATAGGTTCAGGTGCTACTCCCGGAATGTTGCTGCGTCTAATGGATTGATTGTCTTGGACAATTCAACTTTTGTTTGTGAATTGTGA
- the LOC137826934 gene encoding probable methyltransferase PMT23, protein MAIVAEDFFKERKYPFIFTLLILLICVALFLFSFSNTTSNPVAFDSVIQHQASPHHASKPKVQELPPKVTNVTAEEDQGLPQEENALTIDWKLCEDPQNVDFIPCLDNFVAIKALKSRKHMEHRERHCPETSLHCLLPLPKGYKVPVPWPKSRDKIWYDNIPHPKLVEYKKDQHWVVKSGEYLVFPGGGTQFKDGVDHYIEFMQKTLPAIKWGKHTRVVLDVGCGVASFGGYLLDKNVITMSFAPKDEHEAQIQFALERGIPATLSVIGTQKLTFPDNGFDLIHCARCRVHWDADGGKPLFELNRILRPGGFFAWSATPVYRDDDRDQKVWNAMVDITKAMCWKVVAKAHDSSGIGLVIYQKPTSSSCYEKRKENNPPLCENEDGKNSSWYARLNSCLTPLPVDDMGNLLSWPKSWPQRLTSKPPSLPTDSVSKDKFFKDSKHWSELVSDVYVNGLSINWLTVRNVMDMNAGYAGFAAALVDLPVWVMNVVPIDVPDTLDIVMDRGLIGMYHDWCESFSTYPRTYDLLHSSFLFKYLGQRCDILDVAVEIDRILRPNGYLVVQDSMETLNKLTPILRSLHWSVRLHQDQFLVGRKGFWRPTSSSD, encoded by the exons ATGGCAATTGTAGCTGAAGACTTCTTCAAGGAGAGGAAATACCCTTTCATTTTCACTCTCTTAATCTTGCTCATTTGTGTCGCGCTCTTCCTCTTCAGCTTCTCCAACACCACCTCAAACCCTGTTGCTTTCGATTCTGTTATCCAACACCAAGCATCTCCTCATCATGCTTCAAAACCGAAAGTGCAAGAACTACCTCCAAAGGTGACCAATGTCACAGCTGAAGAAGACCAAGGTTTGCCCCAAGAGGAGAATGCTTTGACCATCGATTGGAAGTTGTGTGAGGACCCGCAGAATGTTGATTTTATTCCATGTTTGGATAATTTTGTGGCCATTAAGGCTCTTAAGTCGAggaagcacatggagcacaGGGAAAGACATTGCCCTGAGACTAGTCTTCACTGCTTGTTGCCTCTCCCCAAAGGGTATAAAGTCCCAGTTCCGTGGCCTAAGAGCAGAGATAAG aTTTGGTATGATAACATCCCTCATCCAAAGCTGGTGGAGTACAAGAAAGACCAACACTGGGTAGTAAAGTCGGGAGAATATCTGGTTTTTCCAGGTGGTGGTACTCAATTCAAAGATGGAGTTGATCATTATATTGAGTTCATGCAGAAG ACATTGCCAGCAATTAAATGGGGAAAGCATACCAGGGTTGTTCTAGATGTTGGCTGTGGTGTTGCTAGTTTCGGTGGCTATTTGCTGGACAAAAATGTTATTACTATGTCATTTGCCCCAAAGGATGAACATGAAGCTCAGATACAGTTTGCCTTGGAACGAGGAATTCCTGCAACTCTTTCTGTCATTGGAACACAAAAGTTGACTTTTCCAGATAATGGCTTTGATTTGATCCATTGTGCACGATGTAGGGTTCACTGGGATGCAGATg GTGGGAAGCCCTTATTTGAGCTCAACAGGATTCTTAGACCTGGTGGTTTCTTTGCATGGTCTGCAACACCAGTCTACCGAGATGATGACAGAGATCAGAAAGTATGGAATG CCATGGTGGATATAACAAAAGCCATGTGCTGGAAGGTTGTGGCTAAGGCTCATGATTCATCTGGAATTGGACTTGTTATATACCAGAAGCCCACTTCATCTTCTTGCTATGAGAAACGTAAAGAGAACAATCCACCATTGTGTGAAAATGAAGATGGGAAGAATAGCTCATG GTATGCCAGGCTCAATAGTTGCCTTACTCCTCTTCCGGTTGATGATATGGGTAACCTGCTGAGCTGGCCCAAGTCTTGGCCCCAGAGGCTTACCAGTAAGCCACCTAGCTTACCTACTGATTCAGTTTCCAAGGACAAGTTCTTCAAGGACAGCAAACACTGGTCTGAATTAGTTTCAGATGTTTATGTGAATGGTCTTTCAATAAACTGGTTAACTGTTCGAAATGTAATGGACATGAATGCTGGTTATGCAGg ATTTGCTGCTGCTCTTGTTGATCTACCTGTCTGGGTGATGAATGTAGTACCTATTGATGTGCCTGATACTCTTGATATTGTAATGGACAGAGGGTTGATAGGAATGTACCATGATTGGTGCGAGTCCTTTAGTACATATCCTCGCACATACGATCTTCTTCACTCTAGCTTTCTTTTCAAATATCTTGGACAAAG ATGTGACATTTTAGATGTGGCAGTGGAGATTGATCGCATATTGAGACCAAATGGATATCTCGTGGTTCAAGATTCTATGGAGACACTTAACaagctcactccaattttgcgTTCACTTCACTGGTCTGTAAGGTTGCATCAAGATCAGTTTCTTGTAGGTAGGAAGGGTTTCTGGCGACCTACGAGTTCTTCAGACTGA
- the LOC137826936 gene encoding protein VAPYRIN-like, whose protein sequence is MEEALVEVCEPAEVRIEFALNCKCRATVRLRSLNPTSPVAFKIQTSSPKKFLVNPPSGLILPLSFATFKVILKPQSHLPRSFPRSPSDRFLVKTAEFAANSSGSTHPESINSWFASRPYGFKTRDIKLKVAFVGPLLLNDAVTRGELDAVRNLIKRQRSMLADLSPAEAESLLGAATKLQEPDDMVHLLLEAGLRIVPSPNASDEVHVAEDTNTNREEVEVGEAIFEASRNGEANEVKALLRRGGESVKYRDQYGLTALHAAAFKGHKDVMKVLIELAGLDLECEDEEGHVPLHMAVESGDVETVQVLVEKGVNLNVVNKRGATPLYMARIWGHHDICELLVNRGALYSLTPT, encoded by the exons ATGGAGGAGGCACTGGTGGAAGTGTGCGAGCCCGCAGAGGTGCGCATAGAGTTCGCACTCAACTGCAAATGCCGAGCCACGGTGCGGCTTCGCTCTCTAAACCCAACCTCACCAGTGGCCTTCAAGATCCAAACCTCATCGCCAAAAAAGTTTCTGGTCAACCCACCGAGTGGACTCATTCTCCCTTTATCCTTCGCCACCTTCAAAGTCATCCTTAAGCCGCAGTCTCATCTCCCTCGCTCCTTCCCTCGCTCCCCCTCCGACCGCTTCCTCGTGAAAACCGCCGAGTTCGCCGCGAACTCGTCCGGGTCCACTCACCCCGAGTCCATCAACTCGTGGTTCGCCTCTCGCCCCTACGGATTCAAAACTCGGGACATCAAACTGAAGGTGGCCTTCGTGGGACCCCTCCTCCTAAACGATGCCGTCACGCGCGGAGAATTGGACGCGGTTAGAAACCTAATCAAACGACAGCGTTCCATGCTCGCGGATTTGTCACCCGCCGAAGCCGAGTCGCTCCTCGGCGCCGCCACAAAGCTGCAGGAGCCGGACGACATGGTTCACCTCCTCCTGGAAGCCGGCTTGAGAATAGTCCCCAGCCCCAACGCCTCTGATGAagtacacgtggcagaagatacGAACACAAAT AGagaagaggtggaggtgggAGAAGCAATATTTGAGGCTTCGAGGAATGGAGAGGCGAATGAAGTGAAGGCACTGTTGCGAAGAGGTGGTGAGAGTGTGAAGTATCGTGATCAATATGGTTTGACGGCGCTTCATGCTGCGGCTTTCAAAGGGCATAAGGATGTGATGAAGGTGCTTATTGAATTAGCGGGTTTGGACTTGGAATGTGAAGACGAGGAAGGTCACGTGCCCTTGCATATGGCGGTGGAGAGTGGCGATGTGGAGACGGTACAAGTGTTGGTTGAGAAGGGTGTGAACCTTAATGTTGTGAATAAGAGGGGTGCTACCCCTTTGTACATGGCTAGAATTTGGGGACACCATGATATCTGCGAATTGCTGGTTAACAGGGGAGCCTTGTATTCTCTAACTCCCACTTAG